The Pseudobdellovibrionaceae bacterium genome contains a region encoding:
- a CDS encoding DUF350 domain-containing protein, with translation MPEQIVLVPEQLINLKYIVAALVYSALGIVILVAGFWVFDRLTPGHLWQEIVEEQNTALAIVAGAMAIAMAMIISASLHG, from the coding sequence ATGCCCGAACAAATCGTCCTCGTTCCCGAACAGCTCATCAACTTGAAGTACATCGTCGCCGCGCTCGTTTACTCGGCGCTCGGTATCGTGATCTTGGTCGCGGGATTCTGGGTCTTCGACCGCCTGACGCCCGGACATCTGTGGCAAGAGATCGTCGAAGAACAAAATACCGCGCTCGCGATCGTGGCCGGTGCCATGGCCATCGCGATGGCGATGATCATCTCGGCATCCCTGCACGGTTAA
- a CDS encoding DUF4178 domain-containing protein: MAGEPKVASGRLINCTSCGANILIRAQGLSVVAVCDKCQSELDTTDETLRVLTTLKQRQRRAQVIELGGRGRVHGNLYECIGYMERSDDSGVYMWSEYLLFNPARGFRWLTEFDGHWNYTKVTKNPPRNAESYQPSIHYLDKDYHLFHKGHAKVQFVRGEFNWQVKVGERVTVRDYISPPEMLSFEGDEKEAIWSVSTYIEADKIRDGFGIKEAMPPQTGVGPNQPTTLAETSSGILGYFAMFILALFMLQTFFILTADRAVVFRTEATHDPMDPVKTKVTPPFELKGYRSNLLFDLDTNLNNGWLSVSADLINEETGESLAFEHGAETYTGRDSDGTWREGSRHADLIISSVPAGRYHINYETDSRSGPSWMQANSMNPMSYGLTVWRNVPTWSNLLWAMGVLTIFPVFAWWRSRSFEVNRWSTSDFSPYFSEDEDD, encoded by the coding sequence ATGGCTGGTGAACCCAAAGTCGCCTCAGGACGTTTGATCAACTGCACGTCTTGCGGCGCAAACATTCTGATTCGCGCGCAGGGACTGAGCGTCGTCGCGGTCTGCGACAAATGCCAATCCGAACTCGATACCACCGACGAAACCCTACGCGTGCTGACGACGCTCAAGCAGCGGCAAAGACGCGCGCAGGTCATTGAACTCGGCGGGCGCGGACGCGTGCACGGCAATCTTTACGAATGCATCGGCTATATGGAACGCTCCGACGACTCGGGCGTTTATATGTGGAGCGAATATCTGCTGTTCAATCCGGCGCGGGGTTTTCGCTGGCTGACGGAGTTCGACGGTCACTGGAACTACACCAAGGTGACGAAAAATCCTCCGCGCAATGCGGAGTCGTACCAGCCCTCGATCCACTACCTGGACAAGGACTATCATCTTTTCCACAAGGGACACGCCAAAGTGCAGTTCGTGCGCGGCGAGTTCAACTGGCAGGTGAAAGTCGGCGAACGCGTGACGGTGCGCGATTACATCAGCCCGCCCGAGATGTTGTCCTTCGAAGGCGACGAAAAAGAGGCGATCTGGTCCGTCAGCACCTACATCGAAGCCGATAAAATCCGTGATGGATTCGGGATCAAAGAGGCCATGCCCCCGCAGACGGGCGTCGGCCCCAACCAGCCGACCACGCTGGCCGAAACCTCGTCGGGCATCTTGGGTTACTTCGCGATGTTCATCCTGGCGCTTTTCATGCTCCAGACGTTCTTTATCCTCACCGCGGATCGCGCCGTCGTTTTCCGCACCGAAGCGACCCATGATCCCATGGACCCGGTCAAAACGAAGGTCACGCCGCCTTTCGAGCTGAAGGGCTACCGCTCGAATTTGCTTTTCGATCTGGATACGAACCTGAACAACGGCTGGCTTTCCGTCAGTGCGGACCTCATCAACGAAGAGACCGGCGAGTCCCTCGCTTTCGAACACGGCGCGGAAACCTACACGGGCCGCGACTCCGACGGCACCTGGCGCGAAGGCAGTCGCCATGCGGACTTGATCATCTCAAGCGTGCCCGCGGGGCGATACCACATCAACTACGAAACGGACTCGCGCTCGGGCCCCTCGTGGATGCAGGCGAACTCGATGAACCCCATGAGCTACGGACTCACCGTCTGGCGCAACGTACCCACTTGGTCGAATCTGCTGTGGGCGATGGGCGTGCTGACGATTTTCCCGGTTTTCGCCTGGTGGCGCAGCCGCAGCTTTGAAGTGAATCGCTGGTCGACCAGCGACTTCTCGCCGTACTTCAGCGAAGACGAGGACGATTGA
- a CDS encoding SPFH domain-containing protein: MRMVFGFFRKQLLDVIEWTENEPGVLAFRFPMKDQEIQNGAQLTVRDTQIALFVNEGQLADLFEAGRHALATRNLPVLTNLKHWDKGFESPFKSDLYFFSTREQLDQRWGTTTPILVKDKNFGPIRLRAFGSYSYRIKNPRLFFQKVSGTQEVFRVEQLEGQLRAATLTHLAAFLGKNEIPFVDMAANQIEFSNYLKGALTEMFQSYGLELESFFVQSLSLPDELQGHLDKVASMKMLGDLRNYAQFQAADSISIAAGNSGGAAGAGASMGVGLAMSQAMAQSAGGAVATATEKPAATAEDPMATIKKLHDMMKDGIISSEEFEAKKAELMKRIT; encoded by the coding sequence GTGCGTATGGTGTTCGGATTTTTCCGCAAGCAGCTTTTGGATGTCATCGAATGGACCGAAAACGAACCGGGCGTCCTGGCCTTCCGTTTTCCCATGAAGGATCAAGAGATCCAAAACGGCGCGCAGCTCACCGTGCGTGACACGCAGATCGCGCTGTTCGTCAACGAAGGTCAGCTGGCCGATCTGTTCGAAGCCGGGCGCCATGCGCTAGCCACCCGCAACCTTCCCGTCCTGACCAATCTTAAACATTGGGACAAGGGTTTCGAGTCGCCGTTCAAATCCGATCTTTATTTCTTTTCGACGCGCGAGCAGCTCGACCAACGCTGGGGCACGACGACTCCCATTTTGGTGAAGGACAAAAACTTCGGTCCGATCCGTTTGCGCGCGTTCGGCAGCTACTCCTACCGGATCAAAAACCCGCGACTGTTCTTCCAAAAAGTCAGCGGGACCCAAGAGGTCTTCCGCGTCGAGCAGCTCGAAGGACAACTGCGTGCCGCGACCCTGACTCACCTGGCGGCCTTCCTGGGGAAAAACGAAATTCCCTTCGTCGACATGGCGGCCAACCAAATCGAATTCTCGAATTATCTGAAGGGCGCGCTGACCGAGATGTTCCAATCCTACGGTTTGGAACTGGAGTCGTTCTTCGTGCAAAGCCTGTCGCTCCCCGACGAGTTGCAGGGTCATTTGGATAAGGTCGCCTCGATGAAAATGCTGGGCGATCTGCGCAACTACGCCCAGTTTCAGGCGGCGGACAGCATCTCGATCGCGGCGGGAAATTCCGGCGGCGCGGCTGGTGCGGGCGCCTCCATGGGTGTGGGCCTGGCGATGTCGCAGGCCATGGCGCAGAGCGCGGGTGGAGCGGTAGCGACCGCCACAGAAAAGCCGGCGGCAACGGCGGAAGATCCCATGGCCACGATCAAAAAACTCCACGACATGATGAAAGACGGCATCATCAGCAGCGAAGAGTTCGAGGCCAAAAAAGCCGAGCTCATGAAAAGGATCACGTAA
- a CDS encoding DUF4178 domain-containing protein yields MALNVSCPACGAAIPFKSRASIFGVCGFCRNAVARKGVNAETIGKMSEMPPDMSPLKIGTTGYFDGKRFELIGRAKMTWSAGHWNEWYALFDDGRDGWLADAQGFYLMSFENREPGALPAKDSLRVGHPVQLAGATYNVDDLREVKCAASEGELSLEARAGREALNVDLSAEQGRFAGLEYGPQGTRVFQGKYAEFEDFRFQNLRKFDGW; encoded by the coding sequence GTGGCCCTGAACGTCAGCTGCCCCGCCTGCGGGGCCGCAATTCCCTTCAAATCCCGGGCGTCGATCTTCGGTGTCTGCGGTTTCTGCCGAAATGCGGTCGCGCGGAAAGGCGTGAACGCCGAGACCATCGGCAAAATGTCCGAGATGCCTCCCGATATGAGCCCGCTGAAAATCGGCACGACGGGATACTTCGACGGCAAACGTTTCGAGCTGATCGGCCGCGCGAAGATGACCTGGTCCGCCGGTCATTGGAACGAGTGGTACGCGCTTTTCGATGACGGTCGCGACGGCTGGTTGGCCGACGCGCAGGGCTTCTATTTGATGAGTTTTGAAAACCGCGAACCGGGAGCCCTTCCCGCGAAGGACAGTCTACGCGTGGGGCATCCGGTCCAGCTGGCGGGCGCGACTTACAACGTCGATGACTTACGCGAAGTGAAATGCGCGGCCAGCGAAGGGGAGCTCAGCCTCGAAGCCCGCGCCGGACGCGAAGCCCTGAACGTGGACCTGTCGGCAGAGCAAGGTCGCTTCGCCGGTTTGGAATACGGTCCGCAGGGCACGCGCGTCTTCCAAGGCAAGTATGCCGAATTCGAGGACTTCCGTTTTCAGAATTTGAGGAAATTCGATGGCTGGTGA